The stretch of DNA AGTTGATCTTGTTGCTGAGGTGAGCCGCCACTTTGTCCATGGAGGCTACCGTTCTAAATAATTGTTTTTATATATTTGTGTTTTTCttgggtctatcggaaacagtctctctgctCTTCCAGGATAGGGCTAAGGCTAcgtacatcctaccctccccaaaccccacttgtgggtgggtggttgttgttgtatttatgtTCTTTTTGCACATCTATCATAAACATGACTAACTCTATATAGATGCTCCATGGTCTAGTGTGGGATATGGGCTACAATGTTATTCGCTTTAGATTCGCtatttaattttcataattaattaatgGATTTATTTGGAATATTTATTTGCCTTGTAAAACGTTGTGAATGAATGGTTAAGTAAATGGAAACCTGGTTCGCTTGGCGGGTCGTGTTAGCAAGGTGCTAGTCACGGCTAGGGGGTAGTTAGGAACGTGACATAAGCCACATTCTTCAAATTTTAGAAACTAAGATAAAGGAAAAAAAGATATGTATTGTGTTAGAAAAACAAATAATATTACTAGATTACCTTGCCCATGTCTCCAAATATCACAACGCGTTGCAGTGACTCTTGTCCTGGAAATGGAGGAGATTTAAATGAATATTTCTTGCTCCAAACAATTGAACCATCGGTTAACAAGTGACCCAACTTGTATGTGTACCTGAAATTTCACAAAAAAGAGCTCAAAAGGGATGTACATGTCAATGATGAAGTAACTTGCTGCTAGAAAAATGAACCACTAGAATAACTTACACCACATTTGGCCACAAATCCTTCAGGAAACTAGTATGTATGAATCCAGGATCACGCCATCCCACAGTTCTAGCAGGTGGTCCTACAAACGCATTCATAAAAATATTCAGTATGTAATGCAAAATAAATACATAATACTAAGACAAGCACTCTTGAATCAATTCAAAAAATTTCTCTATTATGCCCCTATACTTTATATGAGTGAAAGGACCCTGATTCCATTTGACCCCTTGAATGAGGAATGAAAACAATTAATCGTACAGAACCATAACATGTTTTTGTCAAAAAGTGTCAAAACAAACTTGATCGCCTAGGATTTGAAGATAGGTGCAGACTGAGTTCTAATAGTAGTGCAAGCAAAGAACAGAGGAGTTCAACTTTCGTTTGTGGCAATGAGAGCATAACAGAGGTAAAGGAATAAGCTAGAAGTATGAGAGAAAATATAGGGAGGTCTATTTTGCAGATGTGCCCGATAGAGTGGCTAAGGTTTGTGAAAACCTTTGACCATCTATTAACATGTAAAAAATGACATCATCTTTTGTAAAAGGAGACCTTCAACAACCAGACTAGGATCCAAGATACCACGGCACTGTCTACTCCTTTGTGACAATGGGTCTGAACTTagtataacatatatacataaaaatatgcaCCGCCTATGATCCCCACCCCCACCAAGAAAGAGCATGGTGTGCATGCGCATGACAGTTTGCATATAATAGTTATCATTGATCAAAACAGTTGTTAAATAAAAGTCCTCATACCACACATGCTGTTCCGATGAAATGTCAGTGTCCCTGCTGGGGAGCGTTGTTGAGCTTGGCCCTTCCAACCCCATTCGACGAATGGAACAGCCTCATCTATATTGTAACCACTTGTCCAAGTAACAGTCATCTAGAGAAAGCCATAAGTTAATTGCATGGTTTGATACGACCGCTGGATAGGATGCTTAACAATTTAGCATGAATTCTCCAATTTAAGGAACCAATGAATCAACCCCCTTGACACACTACTACATTTAATCTTGGTACTGAAGTCGTTATAACATAGGCTAATAAAGCACAGGCAGGCATATCTTAAGGAAAAAAGAACAAGCTGAAAATAATCATAGAtgcataacaaaagaaaaacttaCTATATCCCATGATTTCCCAAGAGCAAGACGCGGATAAAGGGGTGCTTTCGGATTGGCAAATGCAATGTAATTTGAGATGGCTATCAACTTGGGCTGTAACATACATGAATCTATTAGTGCATATCCAAGTCTCATAAAAAATTCGTTTTTAAAACATAGGACAAAGAGACACCATAATGATCATTGGCATGAAGTAAAATATCTTAAAATATAGTACTTGCACCAATTTGGAGAAGCTGAAGTAATTAATTTAGACAAATACAGTTTGAGTTTCACTGCAATGTCCAATTTATAGTCATTCTAGATTTGTTCAAGCTACTTCGGAATTGAAAGATTTGGTTTTCTAAAAGGAAAAACCCAGTTTAACTTCTATATCCTGACAGTGAAAATTTTTAAACACTATCGGGTCATTTAAAAGATAATTTCAGGTAACTACCCCTAAAAAAATGGAATTAATAACCTGAAAAATAAGACAACTAACTTTCAATAGCAGGTTAAATTGTACTGATAGTGTACCACTTCATTCTATTTGTCAGTTGATATAAGTTAAATCCGAAAACTAATAAGGGAAAATACCTTGCTCAACTACAACTTTCGGTTATTTATAAAGGTTAAAGTTAATATACAAAAGCTTCAAGTAAAGTCAACATATTTCCATCACATTCAGTAGCGTTTTCCTGTTTTGAAACAAATAGCAAGAGAGCACTATTACATTATTCAGAAATTCAAATGACAACACATacaataacaaaatcaatttcAGTAAATAAAATATTACTCATCATAATTTGCAGAATATGGAAATATAATTACATTTGACAAACCCCCAGAGAATAAGGCAAATGAGAAATCCCCACGCTGGTTAATTATCCGGAAATTCAGTGAAGTTTTCCCTGTCTTTGTGTACTTGTCATTGCTGTAATTTGCAAATTTGAACtgaaaaagaacaaagaaaatcAAATAGACCTACATAAAAACTTTCTTTTTGTTGCTGAGACagaaaatatttcaagtaaccTATCCATTAATAGAATGCCCTTGTCGCATAATTTatcattttataaaatatttgacAGGACACATAATTTATGATGTATACATATTAAtgttattaaaagaaaaaaaagtgaagTTGATAAGTCATGTGAAAGTATAAACTTTGGTGTTGTGAAAATTGTATAAATATAAAATAGTATCAAACATTTTGGAatgtaataaaatgataagtgtTGTATAAATTGTAAGAGATTGGCTAATATAGAATCTACGTTAATTTGAGACCAGGGAATAAAAATGTATCCAGACTCTTGGGAAGTCCATCAACATGGAACTCCAAGTTGTTAGACATACCTTTAAGGGGGCAGTACAGATAAATGGAGCTCCAGATTGTTGTTCTTTGATGGTTTGTGGAGGACAAATGGATTCACTGCAATTGAATCATTTACATGTTAGATTAACCCAAAAAAACAATGAGCTAGAGTAAACCTTCCCACCAAAGCAAATCGGTAGAACACCTTTATGACTAACCGGTAGATTAGATATTTAAGTTACATGAAAAGTAAATATGAACACTGTTAATTATTTTGGATGGGATGGAAAAGAAAGTGCGTGATAGATAACTCCCAAAAGGCTAGCAGAACCCAAAAAAAAGTAAATTGATTAAGCTAAGAAGTAAAAGACAAGGATGGAACAACTATGGCCAACTACGCTACTTCCCGCAATCTGCATGGAGCCAACAGCTGGAGAGGACAATGACAAATTCTCCATTTCATCTTGTCAAAGATGCTCCATTATATGGAAAAAAAATACTCCATTGTATCATGAACTGCAAGTTAAGCTAAGCTCTATCCCATTTAAATGGTGGTGGACAAAGTTCATTGTTATATATGGTGGATAAGTCAAGATAATAGATTCATCTCAGATGGCAAAACATTTCAAAATCAagaattcttgtcttcttcttttttcagttCAGAATTCGTTGGAATTGACACTTTAGATCCAGATAAATTGATTTTGTTCGTATCCCACCTTTCTTCCAAAAAAGGAAAGAGAAGGATAAGGATCTTCTTCGGCGGATCCCTCGTGTTTCTGTTTGGTCCCTTTCAATTCAAAGCAGTTTCTAAGGCCTGGTGGGATCTATACTCATCCAAGGCAGCTCGATTTATATCTTCGCAAAAAACTTCAGCACCTCAAGGTTAAGTTGAAAGATTGGAATTTGAACACCTTTGGAGGGTTTGAGAAAAAGAGATCGGAGATTCTAAGGACAATGCAAACCCTAGACACAAATGCCGAGAACGGAGACCTAAGATAGATGAGATGATTTTGAAAATTGGTCTTCATTTGGAAATGGAAGAAATAGCCAAATTTGGATACACTACGAAGATTAAAAATACTAACTTTTTTCACAAGATGGCTAATGCACACAAGTGATACAATCACATTGAAAAGTTGGAGGCAAATGGCACTATCTTAGAAGAGGAGGAACAAATCTGCAACGAGATTCTGAGGCTTATCAAGGACTCTGCTGATGATGCACGATGGAGACCTTCCAGGAATGTGGATGCAATGGGGATAAAGCACCCAGCCCAGATGGACTTACCATGGAATTCTACAAAAGATGTTGGGCCATTATCAAAAAGGATCTTACCAATGCAATAAACCGCTTACGTTCTCATGTAGTTTTGTGCAAAGTCTAAATGCATCATATATTGCTCTTATTCCATGGAAAGATGGTGCTAAGGAGTTGAAGGATTACAGGCTGATTAGTTAAATCGGAAGCTTTACAAGGTGCTGTCCAAACTTCTTGCAAATAGGCTCAAGACTGTAATGACAAAGTTGGTTTCATTGGCTTTCGCAAGTGGAAGAAAGATTGTAGAAGCATCACTCATTGCAAATAAGTGCCTTGACTCCAGACTAAGACAAAGGAAAGCAGGAATTATGTGCAAATTGGTTATAGAGAAGGCTTTAGATAATGTGCATTGGACATTCCTTACTGATATGTTGAAATCCATGGGCTTTGGCGATAAATGGATAAAGTGGATCTCTTTTTGCATGTCAACAAtgaagtttattatttattataaatgGTTTCCGGAAAGGTTTCTTTGCAACACTAGAAGGGTTTAATTGGGTCTTCCCTTTCCGTTTTAAACTGGTTATGGAGGGCTTGAGTACAACGATGGCAACAACAGAGGCTCATGGCCGCATTAAGGGTTTTAACCTAGTGTGAGAAATTAAGGGAACTTGCGTCTGACACATCTTCTCTATGCGGATGACTCTTTATTCAAGAAAACAAATACTTTATCTCCAAATGATTCTCTTGTTCTTTGAACTTGTGTCTAGCCTCCATATAAAGAGTGTTCTGTATCCTGTGAATGAGGTGCCCAACATAGAGGAGATTGCTGAAATTTTCGGATGCCGACAGACCCAGTATTTTGGCCTTCCATTAGGAGCTAAATCTAAGCTACTGCAATCTGGGATGATATCTTGGCAAAATGTGAAAAGAAGTTATGTTGGAAAAGGACATACCTCTCTTTTGGTGGAAGACTAATGTTATTAACAATTTGTGAACTTTGCCTGCTTCAATGGCTCACAAATTGGACAAAATGCAAAAGGAATTCTTGTGGCAAGGAAATAGGGAGAACAAGACCTTTGACTTGGTTAATTGGGGAGTGGTTACAACAGAGAAAAGGCAGGGAAATAGGGATGGCAATGGGGCAGGGCAAGGCAGAGCCTTAACACGGCATGGCAGGGGAATACCTAAATGGGGCAGGGTAGGACAGCGCGGGTCAAAACACAttttaagaaaattttaaatGGGGCAGGGCAGTTTTAGCTGCAAAACTCAAAAACAAACTGAAAGAACCTCTTGTTTCTATAAATACGAACTTCGAACCAGGGTCTGTACTATGCAAAATGAATTGCGTAATGGGCGAAGTATCATTAACTTCTTAGTTTGCtatcattttttctttttctttttttaattatttatttgcattttagtTTAATACAGGCTTACATGTTTTACTAATGCTTCAAATTAAAGTTCCAAGAACGGATAATTATCTGGTAAGGTAAGAGTCTCTCTTTACTAAAGTATCTTTTCTTCTCCATGCAGGTCTTTGAAATGATATACTACAATATTTTAGACCAAAAAAGAAGATAATATTGCAATATCTTCTTTTCCAATTTATATTTTGGCATTTATCACAGTAAACTTCCCTGAACATTTATTAAGTCAACCTAATATTTTCTTCGGAGGGAGCAAGAACAGTTCTTTTGACCAACGTactctatttttatatttaatttttttttaaaatggtaaGGTATTATACATATCAAAAAATCAGCACTAAGAGAGTGTTATGGTTACATCCCagaaaataactaaaaaaaaagaaaaagaaaaccctCTGTGTCTATACAAAAGAGACTATGAATTCTAGTAGGGTTTCACTATCATCTATCCAATCCTGTTTACACCAGAAAGATATCAACAAATGCAGTCTGATTTGATCTTCAAGAATGAATTCTCATGTCCTTCAAAGCATCTCCTATTCCTTTCTTTCCATATGCACCACCAAATAGCTGCTGGTATTGTATTCCAATCCTTTTTCATTTGCTTTGACATTCCTTTTCTATTCCAGCATGACAGTAACTCAGCAGTCATGCTTGGCATCACCCATTTAATTCCCAAAATGTTCAAAAATAATTGCCACAATTGTGTGGCAGCTCTGCAGTGTAAGAATAGATGATTGATAGTTTTTGTCTCCTCTTTACATATGTAGCACCTGTTAACTAATTGGAATCCCCTTCTTTGTAAGTTGTCCTGAGCTAAACAGGACTTCTTAGCCACCAACCATTCAAAACAACTAACTTTCATAGGAGCTTTAGACTTTCAGATTTGCTTCCAGGGACCAATAAAAAACTGATTTACTTCTTTCATTAAGATGTTGTAAAATGTCTtggatttttatatttaattatttgtATAATCCCGAGTAAATATAAATCTTATGAGGTACAAGCTTTATTTTTCCTTTAgtaaaatttataatttgtttGTTTATTAAAGTTCTCTTCTGTTAAATAGTTATCAGATTTTAAAGGTTATTAAATTTTATTGGCATTGTTTTCTTTCACTTTTCCCACCGTAAAATTGATATTTATATTTTGGACTAATAGACAGTCTATGCTCACTTCTACTGCAACTGCATAACTCCCCATCCTTAATGCCAAGACCTATTCTCTATCCTGGAAATGGGATGCCAGAGCAAGCTATCATCTACATTTTTTACAGCATTTTGTTGCAGCTAATCTTCAATATACTACTTTTAACAATTAAAAAGGACATAAAAGCACATATACTGAATCGCGAAGTAGAGACTTAGAGCATTACACCTTTTCTTCGCTCAATTCCATGCCGCAAAACGTAATATTCAGAAATTAAATATAGAAAATGGAGAAATGAACCTTTGAGAAACTGGGCTTTTGATTTCCTTGAAGGACCACCACCATTAAACGACATCACTGGACGGCCAGCATCAACAAAATAACCAATCGCGGAGTTCACTCCAAATAGTATCACCCAATTCCATTAACGCCGCCGACCCGAGCAACTCCGACGAcatattttcggattttggagtgTGTTTGTCTAggttgtttggccaagcttcgagaaccgttttttttttttttgttcaaaAGTGATTTTATAAAAAGTGTTTTTTTAACTTATAATTTAAGCTTTATTAATTAATTTGAATTGTATTTATGAGCAGTAATTATTGTTTGATCatacttttaaaaattatatttttttcaaaagtacttctaAAAAAGCGTTCCTCTCATTTCCTAGCTCTATGTATaattaaagaaaattaaatatataaaataataacaataataataaactcAGTAAATTTCGATAGTATGTATGCATATCTTACCCCGAACTTAGGAGTGCAGAGAGTTTGTTTCCGAACCCTCGGCTAAAGTGGCAACATGTGGTAACAACAACAATAGGATATTAAGAAAATTGAAGCGAAAGAATGCGGTCAAACAGTACTTAGTACCAGCAATCCAAGAGTAGAGAGATACTATGCTAACACTAATCGTGCCgatctcaaaaagaaaaagaaaaacgtTCAAATGCCTTCTAACCTTCTACCTTAATTCTCGACATCTACACCCTTTTATCAAAGGTCACGTCCTTGGTAAGTTCCAGCTGCGttatgtcctgcctaatcacctcccCCAATACttatttggcctacctctacctttaCTCATACCCACCTAGGCCAACCCCTCACACCTCCTCCGAATCGGGTCATCTGTACTTCTCCTCTTCACATGTCCCGAACCATCTTAGTCTCGCCacccgcatcttatcctccacgGGAGTCACTCTCACCTTTTCTCGAATAACttaattcctaatcttatctaaccTGATCTGCTCGCATATCCATCTCAACATTCTCATTTTAgttactttcatcttctgaaCATGAGAGTTCTTGACCGACCAATATTTCGCCCGATATAatatagtcggtctaaccaccactttgTAAAACTTACTTTTAAGTGGCACATTCTTATTATAAAAGACACCGAAAGTCAGCCTCCATTTTATTTACCCTGCTCTAATACTATGTGTGATATCCTCATCAATCTCCCAATTTCCCTTTATTACTGACCCAAGGTATTTAAACTATCTCTTGAAAATAACCCTATGCATCAAGCCTCACGTCCATGTTCGCTTCCTAGGTTACGTCGCTAAACTTACACTCAaacaaaattaaatatatttaagtATGAATTATATGGATTTTATGAAATTATCTATAAGTTTTAAAAGTATTGGAGTTTCTAAAGGGCTTAAGACATTTACTTGAACTTTGCAGGAGAAAATACTCCAACCCAATCATCATTTGTAGGCTCTTCATTCTGAAGGTTTACTATGACCCATTCAACATCTTCACCCTATCATACCAAAATTTACAAATTATAATTCCAAtgacaaaaaaggaaaaataagagGCAGAGAAAGAGACAAACCTATAGAATATATTTGGTTGGTACAAGTTAGAGGAAAAGAGCATAAATCAacgaaatttatttatttttccttgAAGAAACAAAGGGAAATAATGATTTTATTTCATTCCTTTCTCCATTCTCCACCTTTTATTTTTTCCCTTCCCTTCTCTCTTTTGTTCCCCTTTTTAAAAACAATTATAGCGTAAAGTAATTTTGCTTTTAAAAGGTATTACTAATATTTGTGTATATATGGGTAAGAACATTATCAAGAGTCGAGAGTCACACACACACGGTTATATAGCAGTGACATCTTGTCCAATATTTTTTGCCGAATATCTAGTGCCATTATTGAAAGAAATTTTTATGCAGTTTGAAAAGCTTATCTtacttagaaaaaaaaaaaaaatttacaatTATAATAATGAAATACAGATTTATAATTCTCAGCATAAACTAACACTGTGTAAATCCTTCGAAAACTTGGAAGGTATTAACTTTTAAGAAACAAAAGGCAGATTTAGCTCTACACCCAATCAAAATGGAAGTCAAACACCATTAAAAAATTCCTAGTTGCTCGTTGACAATGAAATGTACAAAGCATCATATTCACGCAGTATTTACCCTAATTCTAATTGCTAGTATTAGTGGCTGGTTTCACGTTTCGAACATGTGATCTATAAGTCACAcaaaaataactttataattgcTCTAATACTTCCGTTCCTTGTTGAATAAGACTAAAAATTAAaattggattttttttttctcaCATCTGGAATAGTTTCTCCATCTTATTATATATACATTTTATTTCTTTTGGTATAAATATTTCAAGGCAGAAATAACTTGTTCAATTGAATACATAGAATCGTCCTAAATCCGTCTCTGACTGGACAGAAAAgtagaaaagaagaaaacaagaaGATGTTGAGATGCAGAATATCAGTGTATAAATGTTACCTTAGAGCCAAGAAGAGTAGGTCCATCAACTCTAATGGAGGCAGATTGACGAAGAGCAACAACAGTTTTGTGGATTTGAATTCTTGATAATGGCTGTTCCCCTTGGATGTGATTATGTTCATGTTGTCCCAAACGAATATATTCTTGAACAGAAACAGCACTATTTATCAAAGTCAACACAACacctaaaacacaaaataacaagtataattGGTTCCTCATTATTTTTCTCTCCCTCCTCTTTCTTTTGTTAGAGAAGGCGAGTCTGGATTTAGTGTGTGAAATATTTGGATCTTATACATAAATAATAAGAGATTAGCTTATATATCTCTATATTTACACTATCTTATCTACTACATATGTATAAGAAGGGtttaatatatatgtatactcAGATCATGTAGAAAGATAGCAagattagtgatacttatatCACTATAGATAGATATATTATAAGAAAAAAAATGTAGAAAGATagtttaataattatttatgttgTCAGCGTATTTAACTTAAACTTAAGAAAGGGAGCGGGAATATTAGATCACATCAATATTTAATCAATATTTAAACAGATTTAagttatataaattaattatgtaaaaaaaaattacaacCATCAGTTTAATTTAATCAGCTGTAATATATTATACTCTATGTTTTAAGTtattatatacaaaaatacaTGTTGTTATAAATAAAGTCAACCCTATAATATAAATATCAATGCACAAAACATAAGGCCCCGATTTAAACACCTAACCAGACACGAGgtctgtcatgggcggctttccagccatgccccatgatcccttggacgcgccccgtggcgtcctggccagcctcccaacgcccgtcgccacggtcggccccgtggtctcggcagctccaagtgacaagcgcgcatgtgcctctgtcgccccaccgatagccatcgccagcgcccagccacaggcaaaagccgacagcgccgcgcgcgcagacaatgccgcgcgcgcagaccctgatgctaaagacaaagttgctgccaacggacttgctgctgctttgtagaagactaagtccttttcattgtaaatatagagtagttttgctgcattttctttaagtgtgattttccagctttcataggtctagtcatgtaactttggtttatttttttaagcattattaagggggaccaagcaatcaaaactttcaagcaagcaaacaattctctgtactggtgtctctcccccccgacaccgtcttgttttctgtaatagctttcattcaatgcaatcaagctttctttcattctcaattctcttttctgctctctctcaattgctcatgacattggttttcccgtacggcactgacaatctagtctagcgtacggaggggacctcagttggcggacagcaaccgtactgacatcggttgcctagccttacgtcgcccttccaaggaacttcaggaaggcgccgcgtaacagttggtatcagagcctaggctcgacatcggacgagggatcacattgcaattaccaccatttctgaccatggtgaattatggggatcgcatcgcgacccttgagggaacggttgacgcattacggcccatcgtggaaatggtgcccgatctaaaaac from Nicotiana tomentosiformis chromosome 11, ASM39032v3, whole genome shotgun sequence encodes:
- the LOC104086162 gene encoding probable inactive purple acid phosphatase 27 isoform X1, translating into MRNQLYLLFCVLGVVLTLINSAVSVQEYIRLGQHEHNHIQGEQPLSRIQIHKTVVALRQSASIRVDGPTLLGSKGEDVEWVIVNLQNEEPTNDDWVGVFSPAKFNESICPPQTIKEQQSGAPFICTAPLKFKFANYSNDKYTKTGKTSLNFRIINQRGDFSFALFSGGLSNPKLIAISNYIAFANPKAPLYPRLALGKSWDIMTVTWTSGYNIDEAVPFVEWGWKGQAQQRSPAGTLTFHRNSMCGPPARTVGWRDPGFIHTSFLKDLWPNVVYTYKLGHLLTDGSIVWSKKYSFKSPPFPGQESLQRVVIFGDMGKQECDGSNEYANYQPGSLMTTDTLINDLDNIDIVFLIGDLPYANGYLSQWDQFTAQVEPITSKVPFMIASGNHERTWENSGSIYNGRDSGGECGVPAETLYYVPAENRAKFWYAADYGMFHFCVADTEHDWREGSEQYKFIEKCFASANRHKQPWLIFAAHRVLGYSSNDWYAKEGSFEEPMGREHLQKLWQKYKVDMAFYGHVHNYERVCQIYQNQCVNKETSHYSGVVKGTIHVVVGGGGSHLNKFTAINTTWSVFKDYDWGFVKLTAFNQSSLLFEYKKSRDGKVYDSFTISRDYKDVLACVHDGCEPTTLAN